One Aegilops tauschii subsp. strangulata cultivar AL8/78 chromosome 7, Aet v6.0, whole genome shotgun sequence genomic window carries:
- the LOC141026827 gene encoding uncharacterized protein produces the protein MGFTKEFMEVQAHGNTKLHVIHTNDLHKARHKIVGVDVYTNDVGEDQKPALVQLSVGKDHPVLLFQLSIADKNFTRFDNFLADPRYTFAGFSIYGNIEMLGRVGLEIALFVDIQKEWRVTTATKPLDSLGDVSGILVHDYYNDMKKKLTNAEHKRWACMPLSMRHIEYAAEDAYAVYEIWSRLTTIQEELCQAKLEKEQSRKRARSWSDYDY, from the exons ATGGGATTCACCAAGGAATTCATGGAGGTGCAGGCCCACGGCAACACCAAGTTGCACGTGATCCACACCAACGACTTGCATAAGGCG CGCCACAAGATCGTCGGAGTTGATGTGTACACCAACGACGTTGGCGAAGATCAGAAACCGGCCCTCGTCCAGCTCTCCGTCGGCAAGGATCATCCGGTGCTGCTCTTCCAACTAAGCATCGCCGACAAGAACTTCACCAGGTTCGACAACTTCCTCGCCGACCCCAGATACACGTTTGCTGGCTTCTCCATCTACGGCAACATAGAGATGCTCGGCCGCGTCGGACTGGAGATCGCCCTCTTCGTTGACATCCAGAAGGAATGGAGGGTAACTACAGCTACCAAGCCTCTGGACTCCCTTGGGGATGTCTCAGGCATCCTTGTCCACGACTACTACAACGACATGAAGAAGAAGCTCACCAACGCAGAACACAAGCGCTGGGCGTGCATGCCCCTGTCCATGAGGCACATCGAGTACGCGGCAGAAGACGCTTATGCTGTGTACGAGATATGGAGCCGCCTCACCACCATCCAGGAAGAGCTCTGCCAGGCGAAACTCGAGAAGGAGCAGTCCAGGAAGCGCGCTAGGTCCTGGAGCGACTACGACTACTGA
- the LOC141026826 gene encoding uncharacterized protein, whose protein sequence is MGFTREFMEVQAHGNTKLHVIHTNELHKAATIIEQYKRHLQFERHKIVGVDVEYTNDVGEDQRTALVQLSVDKDHLVVLFQLSAADKNCTTFGNFLADPRYTFACFSIDGDLEMLDRVGLEIAHFVNIQKEWRVPTTT, encoded by the coding sequence ATGGGATTCACCAGGGAATTCATGGAGGTGCAGGCCCACGGCAACACCAAGTTGCACGTGATCCACACCAACGAGTTGCACAAGGCGGCAACCATCATCGAGCAGTACAAGCGACACCTCCAGTTCGAGCGCCACAAGATCGTCGGAGTTGATGTGGAGTACACCAACGATGTTGGCGAAGATCAGAGAACCGCCCTCGTCCAGCTCTCCGTCGACAAGGATCATCTGGTGGTGCTCTTCCAACTGAGCGCCGCCGACAAGAACTGCACCACGTTCGGCAACTTCCTCGCCGACCCCAGATACACGTTTGCTTGCTTCTCCATCGACGGCGACTTAGAGATGCTCGACCGCGTCGGACTGGAGATCGCCCACTTCGTCAACATCCAGAAGGAATGGAGGGTGCCTACAACTACCTAG
- the LOC109762711 gene encoding F-box/FBD/LRR-repeat protein At1g16930-like, with translation MDTKMEIHSGVACNKRARLAPPATPSSRSLAAAAGSDEGPPTDFEDQEEQSGPDRISDLPDAILGEVISRLSTREGIRTQMPARRWRPVWPTVPLNLDCREIPVARLFNHLETVHIEIISRASAYSEELARIRYIGTWHQGKTVPDDGSCLPESILSSHVGAVLRLCIPACYLQCRPSTIHAWLESPRLNNLQIPDHYVEVLELPLVKRLSLVEVDILDFSLQIMINSSCPALE, from the exons ATGGACACGAAGATGGAGATCCACTCCGGTGTAGCATGCAACAAGAGGGCGAGGCTCGCGCCACCGGCGACGCCGTCCTCTCGTAGTTTGGCGGCAGCGGCTGGAAGCGACGAGGGTCCGCCAACTGATTTCGAAGATCAGGAAGAGCAGTCTGGTCCGGACCGCATCAGCGACCTCCCGGACGCCATCCTCGGTGAGGTCATCTCCCGTCTCTCCACTAGGGAGGGCATCCGCACCCAAATGCCCGCACGTCGTTGGCGCCCTGTTTGGCCCACCGTTCCTCTGAATCTGGACTGCCGTGAGATCCCTGTCGCTCGTCTTTTTAACCATCTAGAAACAGTTCATATCGAGATCATAAGTAGGGCCTCTGCCTACAGTGAGGAGCTTGCTCGCATACGATACATCGGAACTTGGCATCAGGGAAAAACAGTTCCTGATGATGGTTCGTGCCTTCCAGAGTCCATCCTCTCCAGCCATGTGGGCGCAGTTCTCCGCCTTTGTATACCGGCGTGCTACCTCCAATGCAGACCCTCTACTATCCACGCCTGGCTTGAGTCCCCCAGATTGAACAATCTCCAG ATACCAGACCATTATGTAGAGGTACTTGAACTACCATTGGTCAAGAGACTTTCGCTTGTTGAGGTTGATATATTAGACTTCTCGTTGCAAATCATGATCAACTCTAGTTGCCCTGCGCTAGAGTGA